DNA sequence from the Mauremys mutica isolate MM-2020 ecotype Southern chromosome 9, ASM2049712v1, whole genome shotgun sequence genome:
cattttgatttttaatcctatcctccaaagcacctgcTCCCAgctttgtatcgtctgcaaactttgtaagcgtactctctatgctattatctaaaccattgatgaagatgttgaacagaatTTGACCCAGAACGGATCTGTGCAGGagcccactcaatatgcccttccagcttgaatGTGAACCGCTAATAACTAACTACTCTCTGGAAttgttttccaactagttatgcacccaccttgtattagctccatctaggctgtatttccctagtttgtttatgagaagttcatgtgagacagtatcaaaagccttactaaagtcaaaatataccacatctaccacttgttaccctgtcaaagaaagctattagattaGTTTGACACAATTCCTCAACAAATCCATGCtgctacttatcaccttattatctgcAAGTtgattaattatttgctccattatttgtCCAGGTActaaagttaagctgactggtctataattctccaggttgtccttatttcccttagATGGAcactacatttgcccttttccagtcctctggaatctctctggTCTTCCAtggcttttcaaagataattgctaatgtttAGATATCTCCTCAGCTTCTTaaatattctaggatgtatttcatcaggccttggtgacttgaagacatctaacttgtctaggtaatttttaaattgttctttccctattttagcctctgatcccaCCTCATTTTCACATTATGTTAGATGCCCAATTGCTACTAACCTTTCTGGTGAAAGCTGAAACGAAGCCATTTAGCATTTCcacattttgttgttgttctccctCACCAGCATTGTGTAACatgcctaccctgtccttggtcttcctcttgcttctaatgtattttgaGAATGctttgttaccctttatgtctctagctaattTAATCTctttttgtgccttggcctttctaattttgtccctacatacttgcaTTATTTggttatattcatcctttgtaatttgacttagttcccactttttgtaggactcttgagtttcagatcactgaAGTGGTCATAGGTAAGCCAGGATGATCTCTTACCATActtctatctttcctatgcagtgggatagtttgcttttgttCCCTTAATAAAGTCTCTCTGAAAAAACAGCTAACTCTTGAACTATTTTTCCCTTTAGATTTGCTTCCCATGGAACCTTACCAACCAACTggctgagtttgctaaagtctaccttcttgaaatccattatctttattgtgctgttctccctcctaccattccttaaaatcatgaactctaccatttcatgatcactttcgcCTAAGCTACCCTTCAATTTCAAATCCTCAACCAGCTCCTCATAGGTGAGCATAATTCTCTGCAGGCAAAATTAGAAATCAGGACCCTGGTTTTAAGCTTTAACTGTAATGCATTAACTTTACCTGTCTTTTGTACTATAACCATCATCTCTTGGTGACATGTAGACATCTCTCCGTGATGGCATTGGCTCTCTGCGTGGAGGACCACCATAACTGTCTCTTCCACGTGATACAGGAGCTTTAAAGAAGGACAATTCAGGTAAACCAACTGTTTAAAAATGAAGCAagaatgctgcagaggaagttcCTCAATGCAAAGTTGTATTAACAGCATAGTTCAGAGTTATTTAGGAGATCACTTTGCTATAgtctgcattcagtgcaatactGTTTCATGGCTCTGCTAGTCAAACTAAGAAACAGCAGTAGAGGAACATCTTTAAATAGTCACAGATCTGAAAGTTCTGCTGACATGAAGAGTCAATAGCTATACAAGCACAAACATTATACTAACAATGAATTTGATTTAAAGTGATTGGTGATTTGTTACAGGCATGGATAAATCCAGCCAACCAAAAAGAAACAACGCATTGAACTCCTTACCTCTCCCTCCCATTCCACTACTGCTACGCACTGGCCCTGAAGGTGCTGATCTTTTAGGTGGAGGTCCGCCACTTCGTGGAGGTGGACCTCTTTTCATTGGAAGTGGCCCCCTAGAAGAACCTAAAAAGGTAAGAGTAAGTCAACCGGTTATTTATATGATGAACTAGATAAGCCATTTTTTATATTGCTACAGTTTAAATGTCTAAAATTTGAGATGATTAAGCAGTGGCAAATCAGTACCACCAAGAGAGAACAGAAGTCTGTAGGAGGAACTTAAGAGACAAGTGGAGAAGAACTGCAACACTCTGACCACATGCATGCTCCCTGAGATTCCAAAATGGCCCTTTTTTGGTACAGCGGTCAAATCTCGGAAGCCCTAGTCAGGAATAAAAGATGTAGTGTGACCAAAGGAGGAAGAGCAACGTAAATCAGATTACATGGTCACATAGCCTAAATAATGCACAAGTCCACTGTTTCCAGATAGTGTGGCCAAATAAGGAACAGAGCAGCCTAAAAGCAGATTTGACCACATCCTACCCTCGAGGAAATGCAGGACCCACTATACAGACCCCACAGAACAGAAATCTTTAAGTATTTAGGAGGAACTGCTTTCTGGCTGTTTTGCATGCAAGCTTCAGCTACACCGCAGATATGGGGCTACTTGCTTCTCCCATTAAGAAAGCAGCTTGTTTCATTTTAGTCCAGTATCCAGACAAACACTAACAAAACCTTGTGTGCTACTCTAACATTTTCTACATCAAAGGATAGCCAGTCAAATATCTCTCCTAAAAGCTACTGCTCTAGACAGTGCTATATTAAACAAGCAGCGCTCAAAGTTTGAAGAATTAAGCTTGACCCTCAAAGGATCAATCCCTGAAGTCAGCAGCTATTGCTTGTTGAGTTTGTCTCTTCTGGCAGTAAGGTGAACAATTTGCAGTCTTTTTCCCAGCTGCAAGATGATTTTCAAACTAGGACACCAGAAAGCTTCCTCGCTTGCTTGCAAGGCAGGAGTTTTGCTTTCCATTTTAGTCCAAAGTCAAGCAGAATGTTATCTGTAGAAAGGAACCCTCACACACTAGAAGGTTTAAGTCTAATTACCTAGCCAATAATTTGACTCAACTGCAGAGTGcacattttgttctgtttttaatttaaaaacaaggaaTACTTTATTcagtggcttgatttttcagaaggATATCATCACCTTCCAAATCTGATAGTCTTGCATGTTGTCCAAGTATAATCAGATATGTAAATACATACCCAAGTGACTCCCTCTTGAAGGCGGTCCTCTtgctccacttccgcctcttCCACCTCTAAGGCCCCTGGGAGGACCTCTGCTTCTTGGAGGGGGCGGTGGTCCACGTCTACCACCACTTTCAAAGGATGGCTTGGTTGCTTGTTCCACTTTAATTGCTTTCCCATCTAATGACTAAAAAAAAAGCCGCTTTACTCAGTGCTCAGTTATGCTTTTGTCTTAAATAAGCAATTGGTAATTGTAGAACAGCTTTGAATCTTCAGAATGCCAGTATAAACAACTGGGAATGTACTCAGAAGGAATAAGTTCTACAGGAAGGTTCTTTGCTCCTGTGGCACTTAGGGGAAATCTGCAGCAATTTCAGAAATTAGAACTCTGGTATTTTTGTGGTGTTTAAACTtagaatatattatttaaaacagACGTATGCACTACTCTCTCCAGTTTCAGTTTTCAATAGGCCATAGGATTTTTATACCAAACTACAGTGGCATCAGAAGTTCCAAGGATGAAGCTTAAAGGTTTGTCAGCTGGATGCATTAACTTGATGTTTCTGCTAAGATGATCAGCCATGAACTAAATTAAAGCTGGCATGAAAACTAAAGGCAGTTTTAAAATTAACACTGAACTGAACAGTTGATACCTTTGCACTATTACATCAGGCTGCCTACTCAAAAAGGTGACAGTCAGTTTATGTTGTTTTCAAGGTCCTCTGAAACCACtaggaatagattttttttttttaaagcaagagcTGATTCTAGATCTAGATTTAAAGGCATGGCTCTACAAAAATGGGTGCCTTGTGTGGCCATAATACAAGTTCAGTGCTCAATATATTCAACAAGTAAACTCAAAGTTTTTCAGCTGCTTTGTTACCAGCCTATTATATGCTGGGTTATCAAAAGTTTTGGAACCAAAGAGTCAAGAGTCCTTAAAGGATTTGAGCTTATCTATCAAGACTGCAGGCTCTGTGAAAGGTTTGTGTTATTTAGATTTCTTCACATCTACTCTGCCCAGAACTCAAAAAGGACAAAAATATTGCGCTAAATACATCTCATTAAAGAGAATCAAACTGATTATTTTAGTTCTCCCTTTCTGCAGTTAGTGATCATGAGGCCTTTGGTCACCAGTAAAGAGAGGTGTCTTGCAGCCTGTAGGTGATGACACCCCCTTACCACTCACATCTTTGAAGCTTTATAGAAATTAGTTCCCTATGGTGCAGTACAAGCACTCTCCCATAGCATGTTACCCAAGAGTCCAACTCAGTCTGCTGGATGCAAGCTGGAGACACAAATACTGTAAACTGGATTGTTTAAGTTGGAACTATGACAAGGCATCTGCAAGGCTCATGGAAAAGCCATCAGTTGTCATGATGAGCTGAAATATTCTAGAAATGGAAGCAAGTGTTTTGATTGGTTAGTTTCAATTGCATGAGGATGCAATCACTTCTTGGACACAGTTTGTCTGAAGAGGTCACTAAGACAGCAGAAAGACTGGAAGGAGCAAGCTTTATCACATGACCATTTGCTCCACCTTCTCCTGGCCCATTGTAGATTCCTGCCACTTTTGGGCCTTTGCTGTCCTGATACCAAAATATCTCTTTAACCATTTGGCATTGTCTAACTCCTGAATACCTGGAATGCAAGCTTTAAGTGCCTGTTGTCATCTATTCCCTAATGTGTGGTTTTCCTTCCCCGCATTACTTCTTTCCtattttttttgctttctgtTCAATGAGAGCCTGGCTTACTCAGCCAAGATAACATCACCTTCTGTAGCAGGTGCTGTGAACCTGTGACCAAAGGCCAGCTACAAATGCCTGGGACAGTCCAATACTAGTAAGTTTGCAAAGGTCTTAAGTGACTAATAGGATGATGTGCAGAGCCTGTTTTACCAGCAGCTAGGATGCAAGTGAAGAAAACAAGCATTAGTGACACAAGCGGCATTATTTtatctttgcttttatttttcctaCCTACAAGCTTCTTGTTTGATTctaaaataaaacagatttaattCCAACTGCTCAAGACAGTCTTTTGGGAATTAGACAACTAATACAATCTTCAGTGCCTTCAGAGAAAGCTCAAACAGGGGTCTACCCTATAAAAAGGAGACTACAGCTGAAaaacaacaattaaaaataaaagcccTAATTTTAAAGCCTTAAAGTTAAAATGCTTTAATtatttccctttctcctcctgtgTCATAAAAAGTCAGAAATTTAAATAGTGGTTATTACAATGGCAGCCAACAATAACTTGATGTAAAACCCCAAGCCACCTTTAACTGGTTAGTGTTGTATCAGCAGAACAGTAGTTTTACTAACACCTTATCCTTTGCTGGGCCCAAGACAGCCTTATGAACACAGCACATCCATAGTTGGATCATGTCTTAAGCTTAGTTTTATAAACTCTCTGGGGGCAGCGATCACCTTACTCTGCAACAAATACTGAAGTTCAGCGCCATGGTTATAAGCCACAGGTCCTGACCCAACAAACAACTACAGTTGCTGGTGTACTACCTACgcagcagctgggaatgggcaatcaGTATAACCCTATAAAGGTGGACTGGGGAGGTTCTTATTAAGTGAGGATTAGAGAATTACCCTTGACAACAGATGTAAAGATTGCCAAGAAATAGTACCAAGGTGTGCTATTAATGCCTAAAACCTTCAAGTAACACCACGCTAGCTAAAGCGTAAGAGGTCAGGTGGATTAGTTTGTGCATTGGCAGGCATTTAATAGATATGTCATTCCTCTTATACTGCTAATTGCTAACTGTTTCTGTAGTCTGACTTCAACTtcaattagccaagatgggcagggatgcaaaaacGGTAAATACTTTCCTTAGTAGCAAGGTAACAGGCCCAGGTTCATAGCAAGAAATGAGTACTTCCTTGCCTGCTATCATAACACACGGCTGTCATACTGTCCTGACACTTTGTATtaggatgcatctgacgaagtgggtattcacacacgaaagctcatgctccaatatgtctattAGTCTACCAGCCGCCACAGGACTCTGCTACTTTGTATTATGTGGTCCTTGATTGAACAACAGAAAGGATTTTCAAGTTCACCTGATGGTGTGCAACCAGACACTCTTATATAGAGTTTGGCTTTCCATATGTTTTATTGACCATGAACAGCCCACTTTCTCAGACCAAACTGAATGCATCTGCAATAGTTGGTACTAGAAAGACCTATCAGCCCACTGATGACTCTAGGACAGCCTTCAGTAAAATAACAAACAGTATACCTAAATCACCTATATTTGGACTGTATGGCACTACCAACCACTGATGCAAGGATCTCCTCTGCAGGTAGGCAGAGGTCATACCTAGCATCATAAAAATGTATGACTGGAAGtgtccttgaaaggtcatggagagCATGTTAACTATAATCTCAGGAAAACTGCACTGTGAGCATTAAGACCATTTGGCAAATGCCTTCATTAGTAGAAAAGCCATGGCTACTGGAGCCTAGGATAGTTCCAGAGAGGGTTTATCTGTAGTGATCACCATGTATGAAGAAGCAAAGGTATGTTGTGAGCTAatctgactgcagtgtaaaagtaTATGCTTTATGCCTGAACCAGtttcagagagaaaaaaataggGATAAAAGCTTGCGGTACTACACATAATTTGAACTCTGATGTAACTTCAGTTTCCTTAAATCCATTATGGGATGAAGACAGTCTTTTCAGAATGACAAAGCATCTATGAAGTAATTTCTTCTGTACTGCTTGAACATTTCTTTTGTCGCCCATCCTTATTAGAAAACTCAGTTTTACCCTGAATAGCAAATCATTTGAGGGATTTCTGAAAACGTATAGGAAAGAAGCTAGGAGGCAGCCCAGGATGGAACTCAATCTCATATGGACCAATCAGCAGCCGAAACCCAGTGATCTGTGGTAATTTCACTCTACAAGGATGAGAATCACCTATCCCCAACAGAGAACAAAGCAAAGCCATCTTGACTCCCAGCAACTATCAAACTTGAGAATTATTAGAAGTGAGAGTgagagggtaggtccatacttaccggccgggtcgacggagagtttgacttctcggagtttgaactatcgcgtctaatctagacgcgatagttcgaactccggatgtgctcccgtcgactccggaactccaccaccgcgaacggcggtggcggagtcaacgggggagccgcagacttcaaTCCCGTGGCGTCAGGACGgttaagtcagtcgaactaaggtagttcgacttcagctacgctattcatgtagctgaagtcgcgtaccttagttcgaccccctccccccccagtgtagaccaggcctaaaaggcAGAATAACTCTACCAATTTGAAGTGTTGTGCTCTCTTTTGTGCTGTTTGGAAGACTTGGACTTGAGATGATAGAAAGAACCAGAAGTGTAGAACTCCCACGCTTCCTTAGGCTAAGAGGTGGTCAGCCAATAACCTACTACAGATCTAGTTTAATCTTTTCCAGAGGTCAGGCTTGCTGTATCCCAACAATCCTACACCTGGTTTAAGCAGCTACTCCCTATATAGAAAGCTTCTGCTGCTTTCCCACTTTAGGAAACCATGGAACCGAAGAGGCCCCTTTATGGGAACAAGGTAAGGATCTAAAGATGGAAACAAGGCTCTGGCTCATGGGAGCTCTGTCCTATAGAAAGCCTGGAAGAACGCATGCGCCTTTTCTGACCTAAAGTGTCTCAGAGGAATAGCGTTACAGAGCACTAGCGTTGGGATATCTTCCACAACGTTCAAATGACAAAGACGAAGGATGCAATGTTGTAGCTATATTGGTCCCAgtatatcagagagacaaggtgggtgaggtaatgtctctctcaccaacagaaattggtccaagaCATGTCTCACCTACACCTTTTGCCTGTCCCTCgctcttttcttaaaaaaaaaaaaggcacaaaagatACCACTTTACCTCGGTTTCCCTCTGGGATTGACCATAATTGACCCAGAATGCAGTGTGTCCAAATTTAAGCAGATGCAGATATATAAACTGTTCTGTGGCCCAGAACAAGTTTTTAAAGATTTTCCATGAAAGGTCCTTCATTTCATGCATCtgcagtttatcacaggaagAAGGAATCAAAGGCTGTTGGACACTTAGGACCACCCTTCAGATCATTACTGGCATTGAGAGGGTGCTCATACAACCCAAAAGGCACCATTTTATTAAGGTTCTATCAGTTCAGTGATGCAGAAGGTGCATACTACTTTAGAATGCCCAGATCTCCtcagagaaataaaattaaacattatATAAACAAGCCACCATTTTAGCTAATACACTGGGCATTTGTTCTAAAAGTTCCAAGTGTGGCCAATCTTATACTCTAATATAGAAGACCTAAAATAAGAACAATCTCTTGTAGTAAGAGGAGTTTTAGAATAGCACTCTACACACACTGCCTAATGATCAAATCCTCTCAGCCAGTCACTAATCTCTAGTGCCTCTGCAGTTAAAGCATAACATTATTTCAAGCCACTCTGGTTTAAACTATTTAAGAGGACTTTAGAATTGTGCTACATAGTTCTCAGTATTACAGTAACCTGCATATTTTGAGGTAAATCCTGGAATAACAGCACCTTTAAGGAACTGTCTACAAGTCAGTAAAAGACTGCCTTCCAAGTCACATGATTGTGAACTTTGCCTCGGAAAGACTGCTCATCTCTGAAATGGTGGCACAAGTTGTAACACTAAGTTGGGCATGAGCACCAAGAACACATGTTCAAACAGTTTGACAGCAAGTCATGCTATAGCTAGCTTTTACTGTTTGTGTTTGACTCTCACTGTGAGACAACATAAGGCAAGGATTAAGAGAGCTTtgctgaaattaaatattttaactaaGAACACGACCAGCACGTTGATGTTCCATTCCCAGGATTCCATAGATACTTACTAAAAAGCCATTGAAACACTGCAAAATATAATTCTTAATAACACTAAGATATGTATAACACTCAAAACATATCAAACGATTGAATATAATCCAAATTGTGAAGAGTGCCAAATGACAACTAAAGAACTCTAGATATAGAAGATAAATAATAAGATCAATACAGGCTTCCTCAACTGCCCCAGCAATGTGTCAATTGATTTAGAGGGGACACCTCCAAGGGAAAAGTAAATCCAGTCCTACTACATAGTTGTTCAGCTCTTGAGATTGCAAAAAGGAAGGCTGTGATGCTCATCAGCAACAGCAGACATTTCCCATAGGGAAGGCAACTGCAATCAACTTTGCAATATCACCCTGGACTACATACTAGCCTGTGACCTACAGATCAAAGGCTATGCATCCCCATTACTATCCTGGGCCTTTTCACTTGTTTCATAAAAAGCTGACAATGTATAGCTACATTATTTGAATATCAGTTTAAATGAAGCAATTCAAGCCTTTCCTATCATCAAAAGTTACTGTTCTTAGTTAAATTGCCAGATTTGAGAAAGGAGCAGACATGCAATCATGGCTGTTACTACTATTGAATGATATAGctggaaagccaccttccttaTCATGCTTAGGTCTGGTAGTGTGTGCTTAGTAAGCACAGATATCCTTTATCCATCCTCTACAGCAGGAACAATAACTGCTAAAAGACGTGACTAACTGTCTCAAATTCCAAAAACTCTGTTTCTCTttaactttgtatttatcaaaatGTGTCAATATTTAGCCCATGGAGACTCCCATCTTTTCAGATTAAGAAATTGTGTTTGTATCAATTCAGTACTGTAGATGCTGTTCATAATCAAATTTAGACTTTGATAAGAGTTATGTAGCTTTTGGCTTCACAAACAGATAGGGTAAAgaatttttataataaaaagcTAAAAAACTCCATCCGAAAATCATCCTGATTTTTTCAAAGATACATAAATTAGCTTCCCTCTTATTCTCACTAGCAGGAAGCTTTCACACAATCTCCAAATCCTGGGACAGAAAGAGAAGCTTTAATAAATGCCACTTCTATAGCAAAGATTACATTTAGCATTTGTAAGTTTAGCAGCAGAAAAGAAATTTGGTCATTTGTTACAGCAGGACTTGACTCTCAGGTCTTAATACAAGTCTTGTTTGTAAAGCACACTGCTATTAAGTTCAAATAATTAAGAGTGACACTGCACTGTAGTAGTGATAGAACAAGCATGATTTAATCAAACATCATACCTTTCCATTCATATCCCTGGCAGCATCCTTTGCATCTGCTGGGCTCTCAAATGTGACAAAAGCGAATCCTCTGGACTTGTTAGTTTCACGGTCCTTCATCAAGAGAACTGCAAATACAAACCTAAAGGTTATTCTACTTTTCCTAAGTCTCACAGCATCACCTACCCCTTACAACGTGCTCAGAACTTCTTAGAGGATCAAGAAAGCAATATCACTTCAGCTGATCAATGCCATAAGATTCATCACAGCATAACTTTTAGTTAGCATCCAtttagaaattttatttttacCTTCCACAATGCGCCCATATTTGCCAAATACAGCCTCAAGAGCTTTCTCATTTGTCTCTGTATTCAGTCCACCAATGAACAGTTTCCCAGGACGATCCGCTTCAACCATTTTGACTCTAGTAGGACCTATAAAACATAAGTTCCATTAGTGAGACAAGATGGCATTAgagaaaaaactattttttttgtaATAAGTTGTGAACACCAGAAAGTATTTCAACTCACaacctccctctccttcctcaccATATAAAAGTGATTTATCCTAACCAAGTCAGAAACTTCAGAGTGAAAAAGAAACAGACCATTTGTATGAAAGAATGAGATAGCTGGACACAACACACAGTATCAATTTGACAAAGCAATATTCATAATTAGCATCCTAATAGTATTTCTAACAGATGAACCTATATAATTTGAACCATCtagaaggaagacaaacatgctATAAAATACAGTACTGGAATACATAAAccgttttttggggggggctgaTGAGACCTTAATAAGCCCTGCTCTAACTGCACATGATGTAGGAATGACGTTTTATGGGCAGAAGGAGCAATTTTTAAATCCTATGGAAACAAAGCAAAATCCTTTACCAGAGGGCAAGAAGCAGGACCCTGCAGCTACGTTTAAAACGGTGCAAAACCAATCTCAGAGTAATTCGCTTCAGGCCGGTTTCGGCCAGTTGGCTCTTATTTCCAAACTCTGCACAAGCCTAGTTTGGAAATCATGGCCCGTTTTTCAACGTGCTGATAATAGGGGGGCCGCGTGCAACCCGCCACTGTAGCGCAGATGGGAGTCAGCAGCTACGGGAGGAATGTGCCaacgctgcccccccccaaacacacaatgGCGGGAaaagcagagcccccccggaatACCAAGGCCGTCACAAGGCGGCGCGGTGGCTGGACAAGCGCTGCGGCCGAGGAGAAGCGAGCACGCGGGACCAGCAGCCAGCCACAAAgacaaaggctgggggggggggctcatgaGCCCCAGgc
Encoded proteins:
- the RBMX gene encoding RNA-binding motif protein, X chromosome isoform X2, with translation MVEADRPGKLFIGGLNTETNEKALEAVFGKYGRIVEVLLMKDRETNKSRGFAFVTFESPADAKDAARDMNGKSLDGKAIKVEQATKPSFESGGRRGPPPPPRSRGPPRGLRGGRGGSGARGPPSRGSHLGSSRGPLPMKRGPPPRSGGPPPKRSAPSGPVRSSSGMGGRAPVSRGRDSYGGPPRREPMPSRRDVYMSPRDDGYSTKDSYSSRDYPSSRDTRDYAPPPRDYAYRDYGHSSSRDEYPSRGYSDRDGYGGGRDRDYSDHPSGGSYRDSYESYGNSRSAPPARGPPPSYGGSSRYDDYGSTRDGYGSRESYSSSRSDVYSSGRDRVGRQDRGLPPSMERGYPPPRDSYSSSSRGAPRGGGRGGSRSDRGGGRSRY
- the RBMX gene encoding RNA-binding motif protein, X chromosome isoform X1; amino-acid sequence: MVEADRPGKLFIGGLNTETNEKALEAVFGKYGRIVEVLLMKDRETNKSRGFAFVTFESPADAKDAARDMNGKSLDGKAIKVEQATKPSFESGGRRGPPPPPRSRGPPRGLRGGRGGSGARGPPSRGSHLGSSRGPLPMKRGPPPRSGGPPPKRSAPSGPVRSSSGMGGRAPVSRGRDSYGGPPRREPMPSRRDVYMSPRDDGYSTKDSYSSRDYPSSRDTRDYAPPPRDYAYRDYGHSSSRDEYPSRGYSFSSYSDRDGYGGGRDRDYSDHPSGGSYRDSYESYGNSRSAPPARGPPPSYGGSSRYDDYGSTRDGYGSRESYSSSRSDVYSSGRDRVGRQDRGLPPSMERGYPPPRDSYSSSSRGAPRGGGRGGSRSDRGGGRSRY